TTTTGGCAGCAGAAAAGGAAGTTGCCGCTGAAAAGATCTATTATCTTGCTGACAGCAGGATCTATACGAATGATGAAGTTCTCGCTGCGGTCTCCTCGGCTCTCGGCAGAAAGGCATTTCGATTGAGGCTGCCCCGGTCTGTCCTTCCGATAATTGCGGCTCTGCTTCAAAAAATCCGCAAAAAAGGTATAATTAACCCTGATAAAATTCAAGAGATACGATACCCTCACTGGACGTGTGACCCGGCAAGGGCAATGAAGGAACTCGGTTTTTACGTGGAGACACCCCTTGGGGAGGGGTTTAAGAAAACAGCAGACTGGTACAGGAAAGAAAAATGGCTATAGAAAAAAATACTGACATCTTTGAGAAATGCTCCAAATTCACCAGGGCCAGGGAGCTCATGGCAGTCGGCCTTTATCCCTATTTCAGGATGATCGAAAGTGCTCAGGACCCTGAGGTTGTTATCAAGGGCAGGAAGATGATCATGGTCGGGTCGAATAATTATCTCGGCTTGACGAACCATCCGAAAGTGAAAGAGGCATGCATTGAAGCGGTCAGAAAATACGGCTCGGGCTGTGCGGGTTCCCGTTTTCTCAACGGAACGCTTGATATCCATGTGCAGCTCGAGGAGAAACTCGCCCGTTTTATCCGGAAAGAGGCGGCCCTTGTCTTTTCAACCGGGTTTCAGGTGAACCTCGGCGTAATATCTGCGCTGGTCAGCAAGAACGATCTCGTTATTATTGATAAGATGGATCATGCAAGCATTATAGACGGCTGCAGGCTTACATACGGCAGTGTGAAGAAGTATAGACATAATGACATGACAGACCTTGAACGGGTGCTTCAGGAACACGCTGACAAGAGAAAGATCATCATTGTTGACGGCGTCTTCAGCATGGAGGGAGACATCGTAAACCTGCCGAAGGTCGTTGAGCTGGCCAAGGCCTACGGTGCGCGGCTTATGGTGGACGATGCCCATGGCGTCGGCGTGCTCGGCAAGACCGGCAGGGGAACTGCGGAGCATTTTGGTATTGAGAAGGATGTTGATCTCATCATGGGAACATACAGCAAGTCCCTTGCATCCATCGGTGGCTTTATTGCCGGATCGGCTGAGGTGATCCATTACATCAAGCATTTTTCCCGCGCACTTATTTTCAGCGCAAGCCCGCCGCCTGCCTCGGTTGCTGCAGTGAGCGCTGCGCTCGATATTATCGAAAGCGAGCCTGAGAGGATCGATCAGCTCTGGAAGAACACCCACAAGATGCTGAAAGGATTCCGTGACCTCGGGTTTGAGACGGGTCCGAGCGAGACACCGATCATCCCGGTCATTGTCGGCGAAAATGAGATAGCGTTCAAGGCTGCGATGATGCTGCAGGAAGAAGGAGTGTTCGTTAATGTTGCTATAAGCCCTGCAGTTCCTGAAGGCCACGCGCTGATCAGGACAAGCTATATGGCGACCCATACTGAAGAGCAGCTTGACAGGGTCCTGGCTGCCTTTGAGAAGGTCGGAAAGGCCCTCGGTCTGATCGGCTGATACCTTGGAAGTCAAAGAAGTCACTGCAGCAAAAGACCTTGATCGTTTCATAGAGCTTTCATATTCCCTTTATAAGAACTACCCCCACTATGTTCCTCAACTCAGAAAAGAGCTGAGGGATCAGCTTTCCCGCAACAACCCTTTATTTATGCATGCTGTTGTCAAATATTTTGTGGCGGAAAAAGAGGGCAGGATCGCCGGCAGGGTCTGCTCCATTATCAATCAGCGTCACTGCGAATTTCACCAGGAGGCTGCAGGCTTTTTCGGCTTCTTTGAGGCAGAGAACGACCGTGAAGTGGCCAAAGCCCTGCTCGATGCCGTATCTGCTGAGCTCAGGGCAGAAGGCATGAAGGTCATGAGGGGTCCGATGAACTTTTCGACGAATGAAGAGTGCGGCTTCCTGATCGAAGGATATGACGAGCACCCCATGCTTATGACGCCGTATAGCCCTCCCTACTATAACGATCTTATGGAAGCATACGGCATGGTAAAGGCAAAGGACCTCTATGCCTTCATCCATGAGGTGCAGCAAAGCCTGCCCGAAAAAGTGCTGCGCGTTGCTGCAATCGCCGAGAAACGCGGGATCACCGTCAGGCCGGTTAACAAAAAGAGGTTCGATGAAGAGATGCTGGTCTTCAGGGAGGTGTATAACGATGCATGGGAGAAGAACTGGGGTTTTATACCTCTTACCGATGAAGAGATCTTTTACCTCGGCGAGCGGTTGAAACAGATCGTTGTGCCTGAACTGACCCTGATCGCTGAGGATAAGGGGATCCCTGTAGGTTTTCTGGGTATGGTTCCTGACTTCAATGTTGTGCTGAAAAAAATGAACGGTAACATAAATCCTCTTACGATCATAAAGGCGCTTTATTATTCGCGAAAGATCAGAGACCTCAGGCTCCTGCTCCTGGGCATTAAGAAGCCTTACCGTAACAAGGGAGTCGACGCATTGCTCTTCAGGGAGGGATTCAGGGGGATGGGGCGCGGAAAATATCGGAGAGTGGAGTTCTCCTGGATACTTGAGGACAATATCCCGGTGCAGCGGATCGTGGAGATGGCTGGCGGCAGGCTGTACAAAAAATACCGGATCTACGAGAAAACGCTATAGCTTTGCGACGATCGTCGATGCGATCAATGTATCTTTTTCAGCACCAGCACGGCATTTACCCCGCCAAAACCAAAGGAGTTCACCGCAGCAATCCTGATGTCTGCAGATTGTGCTTCCCGTACAACAGAAAGTCGTATCTTCTCGTCCTGCTCTGTCAGATTGATCGTCGGAAGCAGGATGCCTTGCCTGATCGCCATGGCAGTGCAGGCGGTTTCGAACGCGCCTGAGGCCGCTAACATGTGACCGGACATGGATTTGATCGCAGTGACCGGAATGCGTGCTGCCCGATCCCCAAAGACGTGATGGATGGCCCGGCACTCGGCTATGTCTCCAACAGGGGTTGATGTCCCATGGCTGCTTATAAGGTCCACATCCTCAGGCATGACCCCCGCAGAGGTCAAAGCGCTGTTCATTGCCTGCGCCTCTCCTTCGGCAAGCGGCCGTGTCTGATGAAAGGCATCAACTGAGTTGCCGTATCCCAGGATCTCCGCATAGATCTTTGCGCCGCGTTTTTGTGCTGTATTATATTCCTCAAGGACGATAACGCACGCACCTTCGGAAAGCACAAAGCCGTCCCGCTCCCTGTCAAAGGGCCTGCTTGCAGTCTGATCAGAGATCTTCGATAAAGCTCCGGCAGCGCCATATCCTTCGATGCAGACCCTGCAGACCGGCGCATCAGTGCCGCCCGCAAGGACGGGCCCTGCGAAGCCGGCCCGGATCAGACGGAAAGCCTCACCGATCGCATTTGTGCCTGATGTGCAGGCGTTTGAGATGCCGAGGCAGTACCCCCTCAGTCCGAGTTTTTGAGCAGTATATGAAGCTGCCATGCTAATGGTCGTTGAGGGCATCAGATAGGGAGATAACCGGAGTTTTCGCTGAGTACCGGCTGCCGAGTGCTGACGGCTGAGAGCTTTCTCTATTGTCCCGATACCGCCTCTGCTGGAGCCGATGATCACACCGCCGTTTTCAAGTAACACGTGATGCGTGATGCGTGATGCGTCCGATGAAATGAGTCCTGCATCTTCCGCTGCCATATGCGCCGCAGCTACAGCGTATTGCGCAAAAGGGTCGAGCCTTCGTCTCTCCTTTATGTCGAGACAGGGCGCAGGATCAAAATTTTTCAGTTCGCCGCAGACCTTCCAGGGCATGCCTGTTGTATTGAAGTGCGTGACAGGAGCGATGCCTGATTTCTGCCTGCCGGCCGCCTCCCAGGCCGATCGGAATGTGTTGCCCATCGGCGTTACGGCGCCTATGCCTGTTATTGCAATACGATGCATTGTAAACTATGCTAACACAAAAGGTTTACCATTATCTTATTGTCCTTGTGCTGCATCACGGCGAGAGGATCCTCAGGCATGAGAAAGACAGGACTTGCATAAAGATTTTTAATTAGAGGATAATAAAAAGCTTGTAAAGAATTGCAAGGAGAGGGCGTGGCAGGGGAACTCTTGAAAAAAAGGCGGGTAGAGCTGGGGCTCGACCTGAAGCAAACGGCAGATCTCCTGAAGATCAAGGAGGACTACCTTGCGTCCATTGAAGAGGATTTATTTGATAAGCTTCCTGTTGCCGTATATACCATAGGCTATATACGGTGTTATGCGACGTATCTGCAAATTGATCCTGAACCGATCATTGCCATCTATACCGGACATCTTACGCAGCCCAAACCGTCCACTATTTTCCCCGTAGCGTCTTCGAAGAAAAAAATTCCGTTTTATTATTATGTTATCCCTGCATTGGTGCTTGTTCTCGTTATATTGGCTGTCGTCATCCTGAGACAGGACAGATCAGGGCCTGAGAAAAAAATAGCAAAACTGCCTGTTCAGTCCGTGCAGCCTGTCCAGCCAGA
This DNA window, taken from Nitrospirota bacterium, encodes the following:
- a CDS encoding N-acetyltransferase gives rise to the protein MEVKEVTAAKDLDRFIELSYSLYKNYPHYVPQLRKELRDQLSRNNPLFMHAVVKYFVAEKEGRIAGRVCSIINQRHCEFHQEAAGFFGFFEAENDREVAKALLDAVSAELRAEGMKVMRGPMNFSTNEECGFLIEGYDEHPMLMTPYSPPYYNDLMEAYGMVKAKDLYAFIHEVQQSLPEKVLRVAAIAEKRGITVRPVNKKRFDEEMLVFREVYNDAWEKNWGFIPLTDEEIFYLGERLKQIVVPELTLIAEDKGIPVGFLGMVPDFNVVLKKMNGNINPLTIIKALYYSRKIRDLRLLLLGIKKPYRNKGVDALLFREGFRGMGRGKYRRVEFSWILEDNIPVQRIVEMAGGRLYKKYRIYEKTL
- a CDS encoding pyridoxal phosphate-dependent aminotransferase family protein, yielding MAIEKNTDIFEKCSKFTRARELMAVGLYPYFRMIESAQDPEVVIKGRKMIMVGSNNYLGLTNHPKVKEACIEAVRKYGSGCAGSRFLNGTLDIHVQLEEKLARFIRKEAALVFSTGFQVNLGVISALVSKNDLVIIDKMDHASIIDGCRLTYGSVKKYRHNDMTDLERVLQEHADKRKIIIVDGVFSMEGDIVNLPKVVELAKAYGARLMVDDAHGVGVLGKTGRGTAEHFGIEKDVDLIMGTYSKSLASIGGFIAGSAEVIHYIKHFSRALIFSASPPPASVAAVSAALDIIESEPERIDQLWKNTHKMLKGFRDLGFETGPSETPIIPVIVGENEIAFKAAMMLQEEGVFVNVAISPAVPEGHALIRTSYMATHTEEQLDRVLAAFEKVGKALGLIG
- a CDS encoding DUF4115 domain-containing protein; this translates as MAGELLKKRRVELGLDLKQTADLLKIKEDYLASIEEDLFDKLPVAVYTIGYIRCYATYLQIDPEPIIAIYTGHLTQPKPSTIFPVASSKKKIPFYYYVIPALVLVLVILAVVILRQDRSGPEKKIAKLPVQSVQPVQPEIRQSPLGQESVPPNTQGTPPVPGSQATGNLTPQAAGVHSLEIIANDLTWMHIRFSNGSHEEILLRPGMTRVWQFSDKAVLKLGNAGGIRMNLDGRDIGSPGSLGQIMTLSLPENRQINRQGE
- a CDS encoding beta-ketoacyl-ACP synthase II gives rise to the protein MHRIAITGIGAVTPMGNTFRSAWEAAGRQKSGIAPVTHFNTTGMPWKVCGELKNFDPAPCLDIKERRRLDPFAQYAVAAAHMAAEDAGLISSDASRITHHVLLENGGVIIGSSRGGIGTIEKALSRQHSAAGTQRKLRLSPYLMPSTTISMAASYTAQKLGLRGYCLGISNACTSGTNAIGEAFRLIRAGFAGPVLAGGTDAPVCRVCIEGYGAAGALSKISDQTASRPFDRERDGFVLSEGACVIVLEEYNTAQKRGAKIYAEILGYGNSVDAFHQTRPLAEGEAQAMNSALTSAGVMPEDVDLISSHGTSTPVGDIAECRAIHHVFGDRAARIPVTAIKSMSGHMLAASGAFETACTAMAIRQGILLPTINLTEQDEKIRLSVVREAQSADIRIAAVNSFGFGGVNAVLVLKKIH